In the Methylomonas rhizoryzae genome, one interval contains:
- the csm3 gene encoding type III-A CRISPR-associated RAMP protein Csm3: MSEQINPKLKSKIFIKGTITALTGLHIGGNSIGMAIGGADKVVVRNPLTNEPYIPGSSLRGKMRSLLERARGDEKHNPMEGGFSLKEGKLEAQAGINPETLLGKLFGVSADKNNGQPTRLMVRDAHLTPASKNQLENAPNTDMPMTEVKTEVNIDRITSAANPRQFERVPAGAEFAFELVLTLLEGDDESQFLNLIREGLELVQHDSLGGHGSRGYGAVEFSVQTLQERTMPQYQKGEPAADVNEKLMALFSNLQAQNVAVGA; encoded by the coding sequence ATGAGCGAACAAATCAATCCAAAACTGAAAAGCAAAATTTTCATCAAAGGCACAATCACCGCATTGACTGGACTGCATATTGGCGGTAATTCCATTGGCATGGCGATTGGCGGCGCGGATAAAGTTGTGGTCCGAAATCCGTTGACCAATGAACCTTATATTCCAGGCTCTTCATTGCGCGGAAAAATGCGGTCATTATTGGAGCGGGCAAGGGGCGACGAAAAACATAACCCAATGGAAGGGGGATTCAGTTTAAAAGAAGGCAAACTGGAAGCTCAAGCCGGTATCAATCCCGAAACCCTACTCGGCAAGCTGTTCGGTGTTTCCGCTGACAAAAACAACGGTCAACCGACCCGCTTGATGGTGCGCGATGCACACTTAACCCCAGCCAGTAAAAATCAGCTGGAAAACGCACCCAATACCGACATGCCGATGACCGAGGTAAAAACTGAAGTCAATATCGACCGCATTACCTCAGCCGCCAACCCTCGCCAATTCGAACGGGTACCTGCCGGTGCCGAATTTGCTTTTGAACTGGTTTTGACCTTGCTGGAGGGCGATGACGAAAGCCAATTTTTAAACCTGATCCGCGAAGGCTTGGAACTGGTGCAACACGACAGCTTGGGCGGACACGGTTCGCGCGGGTATGGAGCGGTTGAGTTTTCCGTGCAAACCTTGCAGGAACGCACCATGCCGCAATATCAAAAAGGCGAACCGGCGGCTGACGTTAACGAAAAACTGATGGCGCTGTTCAGCAACTTGCAAGCTCAAAACGTCGCTGTCGGAGCCTGA
- the csx16 gene encoding CRISPR-associated protein Csx16, with product MPTYFIPRHPGAIAWAEQQGISVDRQIAHLDIDLVQPGDTIIGSLPVNLAAKVCNKSAVYLHLSLNAPEQWRGQELSAAQMAECGARLERRANDAARPGMIKGYFVGATPVAISNQARD from the coding sequence ATGCCCACCTACTTCATCCCCCGCCACCCCGGCGCTATTGCCTGGGCCGAGCAACAAGGCATCAGCGTGGATCGGCAAATCGCTCATCTGGACATCGATCTCGTTCAGCCGGGCGACACCATCATCGGCAGTTTGCCGGTCAATTTGGCGGCGAAAGTCTGTAACAAAAGCGCGGTTTATTTGCATCTATCGCTGAACGCGCCGGAACAATGGCGGGGGCAGGAATTAAGCGCCGCGCAAATGGCCGAATGCGGCGCTCGGCTGGAACGACGAGCTAACGACGCCGCCAGGCCTGGAATGATTAAAGGCTATTTTGTAGGAGCGACGCCAGTCGCGATTTCAAATCAAGCTCGCGACTGA
- the csm2 gene encoding type III-A CRISPR-associated protein Csm2 — protein sequence MTNEVSSFIQRDDTAKKMIEFADKLALAIKDVSTSQIRNAYGTVKKLEMQTDFTEKSYRELLLLKPKLAYARGRTESKKRDTFKLLEDALSQAIDAVEVKDRETFKRFCNFFEAILAYHKVYSTK from the coding sequence ATGACTAACGAAGTTAGCTCTTTTATTCAAAGAGACGATACAGCAAAGAAGATGATTGAATTTGCCGACAAATTAGCGTTGGCAATCAAGGACGTCAGTACTTCTCAAATAAGAAATGCTTATGGAACGGTAAAAAAATTGGAAATGCAAACGGACTTTACCGAAAAATCCTATCGTGAATTATTGCTCCTAAAACCGAAATTGGCCTATGCGAGGGGCCGAACTGAATCTAAAAAAAGAGACACGTTCAAATTGTTAGAAGATGCGCTATCTCAGGCAATAGATGCTGTTGAAGTCAAGGATCGGGAAACCTTCAAAAGGTTCTGTAATTTTTTTGAGGCCATTTTGGCTTACCACAAAGTCTATAGCACTAAATAA
- the csm4 gene encoding type III-A CRISPR-associated RAMP protein Csm4 translates to MHCYRLTFTAPFHVDSRGNAFYEESSSFIHSDTLSAAMLATWALIWPEQIALHAQNPTFRISSAFPFYRDCYFLPRAASSQAIRLPSEKLKQAKKLKKIQWLDSKLWHTSLTNPNWADAIDLKNGVCQGVLASQTTTLPEKLWLEEDRPRLAIDRNSNQAADSQIFNFSRIWFDKNGGLYFLAVFNDETSRQQFETALSVLGDSGIGADRTSGNGCFSWSKGQMPGLQLAEQGQAVALSLVNPDPGDCQTGWLDGAAYKLVSRGGWIGGSGIRKNRLRMFAEGSVFARPLQGRMVNVSVDQLPQKVYRDGRGFFVKAG, encoded by the coding sequence ATGCACTGCTATCGGCTCACCTTTACCGCGCCGTTCCACGTCGATAGTCGCGGCAACGCCTTTTACGAGGAAAGCAGCAGCTTCATTCATTCCGATACCCTGAGCGCGGCGATGTTGGCGACCTGGGCGTTGATTTGGCCGGAGCAAATTGCCCTACACGCACAAAATCCAACCTTTCGCATTAGTTCGGCGTTTCCGTTTTACCGGGATTGTTACTTTCTGCCGCGCGCTGCGAGTAGTCAAGCAATCCGCCTACCATCAGAAAAATTGAAACAAGCCAAGAAGCTAAAAAAAATCCAGTGGCTGGACAGCAAGCTCTGGCATACATCCTTGACCAATCCGAATTGGGCGGACGCCATAGACCTGAAAAACGGTGTGTGCCAAGGTGTCTTAGCCAGTCAGACAACCACATTACCGGAAAAACTCTGGCTGGAAGAAGATCGCCCGCGTTTGGCGATAGACCGCAACAGCAATCAAGCCGCAGATAGCCAAATCTTTAATTTCAGCCGTATCTGGTTCGACAAAAACGGTGGTTTGTACTTTCTGGCTGTGTTTAACGATGAGACGAGTCGGCAACAATTTGAAACCGCGCTTTCGGTACTCGGTGACAGCGGCATCGGCGCGGATCGAACCAGCGGCAACGGCTGCTTTTCCTGGAGCAAAGGCCAGATGCCGGGGTTGCAACTGGCCGAACAGGGCCAAGCCGTCGCGCTATCGTTGGTCAACCCCGACCCTGGCGATTGCCAAACCGGTTGGCTGGATGGCGCGGCTTACAAACTGGTGTCACGCGGTGGCTGGATTGGTGGTAGTGGCATTCGCAAAAATCGTCTGCGGATGTTTGCCGAGGGCAGCGTATTTGCCAGGCCCCTGCAAGGGCGAATGGTTAATGTATCGGTCGATCAACTGCCGCAAAAAGTTTATCGGGACGGGCGTGGCTTTTTCGTTAAAGCCGGTTAA
- a CDS encoding EAL domain-containing protein: MLANILQTLTSELEQTLYLNLNEFRLETSDDELLSRYIGLKLRSEFQAIFEIGNPDGLIGYEALLRPSTGIDAVSPGFAFTIADNEGKLVKLDRVARTLHMLNYLTLPDKRGLLFLNVHPKLISSVSAHGKVFETLLHRHSVPTREVVIEVNDGELQTAAGLRDAIDSYKDCGYRIAIDQFGNALSKLDRLWRLSPHFVKFDPCVVKQAERDGKFRRALPKLIEWVEAMGARCVITGIENEIQLDIASNAGAQLLQGYHLARPASASAIGRAAPPARQHAPMSGEPHHFGSFSVAAPSLKSAERKPLRH, encoded by the coding sequence ATGTTAGCGAATATTCTACAAACGCTTACCAGCGAGCTTGAGCAAACCTTATACCTTAATTTAAACGAATTTCGCCTGGAAACCAGCGATGATGAATTACTCAGCCGATATATCGGTCTGAAATTACGTAGCGAATTTCAAGCGATTTTCGAAATCGGTAACCCGGATGGGCTGATAGGCTACGAAGCCTTGCTCAGGCCCTCGACCGGCATCGACGCCGTGTCGCCCGGCTTCGCATTCACGATAGCGGACAACGAAGGCAAATTGGTCAAGCTGGATCGGGTAGCCCGCACCCTGCACATGCTGAATTATCTGACCTTGCCGGATAAACGCGGCTTGTTGTTTTTGAATGTACACCCCAAGCTGATCAGCAGCGTTTCCGCCCACGGCAAGGTCTTCGAAACCTTGTTGCATCGCCACTCCGTGCCGACCCGGGAAGTCGTCATCGAAGTCAACGACGGCGAGTTGCAAACCGCTGCAGGCTTGCGCGACGCCATTGACAGTTATAAAGACTGCGGATACCGCATTGCCATCGATCAGTTTGGCAACGCGCTATCCAAGTTGGACCGCTTATGGCGCCTATCTCCGCATTTCGTCAAGTTCGATCCGTGCGTCGTCAAGCAAGCCGAGCGAGACGGCAAATTCCGTCGCGCCCTGCCTAAGCTGATCGAATGGGTGGAAGCGATGGGCGCCCGTTGCGTAATCACCGGGATAGAAAACGAAATCCAATTGGACATCGCCAGCAATGCCGGCGCGCAATTATTACAGGGCTACCATTTGGCCAGGCCGGCGTCCGCATCAGCCATCGGCCGCGCCGCACCGCCGGCTCGCCAGCATGCGCCGATGAGCGGCGAACCTCACCATTTCGGCAGCTTTAGCGTGGCCGCGCCCAGCCTTAAGTCGGCCGAACGCAAACCTCTAAGGCATTGA
- the cas10 gene encoding type III-A CRISPR-associated protein Cas10/Csm1 — MKNHDHAVLGCLLHDIGKFFERAEMLEHYRNDIEKRQSYCPKNPDKGYYSHLHVLHTLAFCELLAEKVPQLKPDEQQTIATADQNWVNLATYHHVPSGRAEAYLEKLVQSADHLASAEREQGGFYEQGIHKKTRMESLLGRVRIEETARQNDCFLPLTGIQLSSANVYPQAAVSGGMEEKTNDKGKAWLSKTSLVPEYREIAQSLLNDLEHLQSFQANVAKDKILKSVTRSLLTLLEQYLSQVPAATNVQHPDISLFDHLRVTAAIGESLFLHHQNLDETSGFDDRQTPKWQLVCGDFSGIQKFIYKITSKGAAKGLRGRSFFIQLLCDAVAEQIIRELGLYPTARIYSSGGKFYLLIPTYLKVEAQRIADSVNKTLLDEFQGEVFLGLGFADICGDDFKEGNMGRRWQQVNEDLQKQRLQPFKTQVSQDINCFAQQMQHERGACKICGRDDAQADINTKQSCRQCEDLERMGQALADTRYLFWVWGENRQTVKNKLQGQLFSLPIVGTDCDVYFLKQEPQFSELTNLSESHLEVLNDWKGLTTNAQGYSQGVRYVGQWQKNKTSGNYEFDDFAEQAQGVSRMGILRMDVDNLGEVFIRGLNFGKKNAEGKQTSMGSLSRVATVSRQLHLFFAGYLHQILEAFPRSQIIYAGGDDVFIIGSWDELPTVAQKIRDEFSRYCANNPCFTLSGGIALVGGRYPISRAAELAGEAEEQAKHLQRGQKEKDALSFMETAIGWESFADAIQLRDTLLSIVKQTNSQAIIDRLRQVVIAVDEIKLRQKSGNITEQIYWDKWRWRLVYNLKRMEKRYPEVALQLENLQRQLITPQTLANKQPVMEWLQLPVRWAEFLLRSKTND, encoded by the coding sequence ATGAAAAATCACGACCATGCCGTCTTAGGCTGTTTATTGCATGACATCGGCAAGTTTTTTGAGCGTGCCGAAATGCTGGAGCATTACAGAAACGATATAGAAAAGCGCCAGAGCTATTGCCCGAAAAACCCTGATAAAGGCTACTACAGCCATTTGCACGTTCTGCATACCTTGGCTTTTTGCGAATTACTTGCAGAAAAAGTCCCGCAACTTAAACCTGATGAGCAACAGACGATTGCCACCGCAGATCAAAACTGGGTCAATCTCGCGACTTACCACCATGTACCATCGGGCAGGGCTGAAGCGTATCTGGAAAAACTGGTTCAATCCGCCGATCATCTTGCCAGTGCCGAGCGCGAACAAGGTGGTTTTTACGAACAAGGCATCCATAAAAAGACCCGTATGGAATCATTGCTGGGCAGAGTGCGGATTGAAGAAACTGCCAGACAAAACGATTGTTTTCTGCCGCTAACGGGAATCCAACTATCTTCCGCTAATGTTTATCCGCAAGCAGCGGTTTCCGGTGGTATGGAAGAAAAAACCAACGATAAAGGCAAGGCTTGGCTAAGCAAAACCAGCTTGGTGCCTGAGTACAGAGAAATCGCCCAGAGTCTGTTAAATGATCTGGAGCATTTACAAAGCTTCCAGGCTAATGTCGCTAAAGACAAAATTCTAAAGTCGGTTACCAGAAGCCTGTTGACCCTGCTGGAACAATATTTGAGTCAAGTACCGGCGGCTACCAATGTGCAGCACCCTGACATCTCTTTATTCGATCATCTCAGGGTCACGGCGGCGATTGGGGAAAGTCTTTTTCTACATCACCAAAACTTGGACGAAACCAGTGGTTTTGACGACCGCCAAACCCCTAAATGGCAATTGGTATGCGGCGATTTTTCGGGCATACAAAAATTCATTTACAAAATCACCAGCAAAGGCGCGGCCAAGGGCTTGCGGGGGCGCTCGTTCTTCATCCAATTACTATGCGATGCCGTTGCCGAGCAAATCATCCGTGAATTGGGCTTGTACCCCACGGCCAGGATTTATTCTTCCGGCGGGAAGTTTTACTTATTGATACCGACGTATTTAAAAGTCGAAGCCCAGCGTATTGCCGATTCAGTCAACAAAACCCTGCTTGATGAATTTCAGGGAGAGGTATTTTTGGGCTTGGGCTTTGCTGATATATGCGGCGATGACTTTAAAGAAGGCAACATGGGCCGGCGCTGGCAACAGGTCAACGAAGACTTGCAAAAACAACGCTTGCAGCCTTTTAAAACCCAAGTCAGTCAAGACATCAACTGTTTTGCCCAGCAAATGCAGCATGAACGTGGTGCCTGCAAAATTTGCGGTCGCGACGATGCTCAGGCGGACATCAACACCAAGCAAAGTTGTCGGCAATGCGAGGATTTGGAACGCATGGGCCAAGCCTTGGCCGATACCCGCTACTTGTTCTGGGTGTGGGGTGAAAACCGCCAAACTGTCAAAAACAAACTTCAGGGCCAGCTGTTTAGCTTGCCGATAGTGGGCACCGATTGCGATGTGTATTTTCTGAAGCAGGAACCGCAATTCAGCGAACTCACAAACTTGTCCGAATCCCATCTGGAAGTGCTGAACGACTGGAAGGGTTTAACAACCAATGCCCAAGGCTATTCGCAAGGTGTGCGCTATGTCGGCCAATGGCAAAAAAATAAAACTTCCGGTAACTACGAGTTCGATGATTTTGCCGAACAAGCTCAGGGCGTTAGCCGCATGGGAATATTGCGCATGGACGTGGACAACCTCGGCGAGGTCTTTATTCGCGGTCTCAACTTTGGCAAGAAAAATGCCGAAGGCAAACAAACCAGCATGGGTTCGCTGTCGCGAGTCGCCACGGTTTCCAGGCAATTGCATTTGTTCTTCGCCGGTTATTTGCACCAAATTCTGGAAGCGTTTCCGCGCAGTCAAATCATTTACGCTGGCGGTGATGACGTATTCATCATTGGCAGTTGGGACGAGTTGCCAACCGTAGCGCAAAAAATCCGCGACGAATTCAGTCGTTATTGCGCCAACAACCCCTGCTTTACCTTGTCCGGCGGCATTGCTCTGGTGGGCGGTCGTTACCCCATTTCTCGGGCGGCGGAATTGGCGGGCGAAGCCGAAGAACAGGCCAAGCACCTACAACGCGGCCAGAAGGAAAAGGATGCCTTGAGCTTTATGGAAACGGCCATCGGTTGGGAAAGCTTTGCCGACGCGATTCAATTGCGCGACACCTTGTTGAGCATCGTCAAGCAAACCAACAGTCAAGCCATCATCGACCGTTTGCGGCAGGTGGTAATTGCCGTAGATGAAATCAAACTCAGACAAAAATCCGGCAATATTACCGAGCAGATTTACTGGGATAAATGGCGCTGGCGACTGGTTTACAACCTGAAACGGATGGAGAAGCGTTACCCCGAAGTGGCATTACAACTTGAAAATTTACAACGGCAACTAATCACCCCACAAACTCTGGCGAACAAGCAGCCAGTCATGGAATGGCTGCAATTACCGGTGCGTTGGGCGGAATTCTTATTAAGGAGTAAAACAAATGACTAA
- the csm5 gene encoding type III-A CRISPR-associated RAMP protein Csm5, whose product MKGINQTVKLGLEIITPTQSGSGAELFKELDYIERNQMAFIVDQQASFNAVASGNLALDAQLLAGNRLSDWVTAAGQDFGYRLPWLGTTAKVPEKFREQLKDAMNRPYLQGSAIKGAIRTALIAEWLRVADKNEVLSKMIAGLLPKSIPGKKPNPKSAANNLMWALLGKDAKQDIFRSFKVKDTLFANSDLRLADIRWLNETRWRSMTKKKSFDNWHDGDGIYAEVLQPSALGLLTLQWDGFLLSDVSKWQQAGTISTIAPKDFDDLRQRLNQHAKYRLQREIQFYKDQGKSAPEQECQRILSMMKQDQQSAYLQMSWGSGWRGMTGDWASDEQVKIFRELFNLGRMGKPFPKTRRLAVSGEPKLPMGWVRLTPYELVADKLEKQQTQQQTSAAQSAWVNQKLVQIAQQNRSSEKDALRGKALAEAWGALPDGPEKQAALTDIKNRWLAEGWWDEPNGKSARQAKAIYEQG is encoded by the coding sequence ATGAAAGGTATCAATCAAACAGTCAAATTGGGTCTGGAAATCATTACCCCCACGCAATCCGGTTCCGGCGCTGAGCTGTTCAAAGAACTGGATTATATCGAGCGCAACCAGATGGCCTTTATCGTCGACCAACAAGCCAGCTTTAATGCCGTGGCTTCCGGCAATCTGGCATTGGATGCGCAATTGTTAGCGGGCAATCGCTTAAGCGATTGGGTGACAGCGGCAGGTCAGGATTTCGGCTATCGGTTACCCTGGCTGGGTACCACAGCTAAAGTACCGGAGAAATTTCGGGAACAATTGAAAGATGCCATGAACCGGCCTTATTTGCAGGGATCGGCGATCAAGGGCGCTATTCGCACGGCGTTGATTGCGGAGTGGTTGAGAGTCGCCGATAAGAATGAAGTCCTCTCAAAAATGATTGCTGGATTGTTGCCGAAGTCGATTCCCGGTAAAAAGCCAAATCCTAAATCGGCTGCAAATAATCTGATGTGGGCTTTGTTGGGAAAAGATGCCAAACAAGACATTTTCCGCTCTTTCAAAGTCAAAGACACCCTATTCGCCAACTCAGACTTGCGTTTGGCCGACATTCGCTGGTTAAACGAAACTCGTTGGCGCAGCATGACCAAAAAGAAAAGTTTTGATAATTGGCATGATGGTGATGGCATTTATGCCGAAGTATTACAGCCATCCGCGCTTGGATTGCTGACCTTGCAATGGGACGGCTTTTTACTCAGTGACGTCAGCAAATGGCAGCAGGCAGGAACAATTTCAACCATTGCGCCAAAAGACTTCGACGACTTACGGCAACGCCTCAACCAACACGCCAAATACCGCTTACAACGAGAAATCCAGTTTTATAAAGACCAAGGCAAATCGGCACCGGAGCAAGAATGCCAACGCATTTTGAGCATGATGAAACAAGATCAACAATCAGCTTACTTGCAAATGTCCTGGGGCAGCGGTTGGCGGGGCATGACTGGCGACTGGGCCTCTGATGAACAGGTAAAAATCTTCAGAGAACTGTTTAACCTTGGTCGCATGGGTAAACCGTTTCCAAAAACCCGCCGCTTGGCGGTTTCCGGCGAGCCCAAGCTTCCTATGGGTTGGGTGCGGCTAACCCCATACGAATTGGTAGCAGACAAGCTGGAAAAACAACAAACTCAGCAACAAACCAGCGCAGCACAATCGGCTTGGGTCAATCAAAAGCTGGTACAAATTGCCCAGCAAAATCGCAGCTCAGAAAAAGATGCGCTGCGCGGAAAAGCACTTGCAGAAGCTTGGGGAGCCTTGCCCGATGGGCCCGAAAAACAAGCGGCATTAACCGACATCAAAAACCGCTGGCTGGCCGAAGGTTGGTGGGACGAACCCAATGGCAAATCCGCTCGACAAGCCAAAGCCATTTACGAACAAGGTTAA
- the cas6 gene encoding CRISPR system precrRNA processing endoribonuclease RAMP protein Cas6: protein MSSAYPIVPLKSYRFFFQTIEPVRLPDYPGSAWRGALGHALKRTVCVVRNTPCSQCLLKNSCAYSYVFETPPPADAEKMRKYTAAPHPFVLRLPESSSIDSNYNLDLILFGHGQRYFPYLIHALQTAGKDGIGGKRQVFDLIQIDELDTQGNSRSIYQNGALLPQQPALSPPVPDMPACVELTFHSPLRIKHEQKNLTPSDFNFGALFSTLLRRISMISYFHTDTPLETDFAGLTVQARQIEIVEQQLQWYDWTRYSSRQQTEMNLGGLVGSIKLDTKGLDAFWPYLWLGQWTHVGKATSMGLGAYSVKPASLPVGDDEASIP, encoded by the coding sequence ATGTCTTCGGCTTACCCTATTGTTCCACTTAAGAGTTACCGCTTCTTTTTCCAGACCATAGAGCCCGTCCGCTTACCTGATTACCCCGGCTCAGCCTGGCGCGGCGCACTAGGTCATGCACTAAAACGAACCGTCTGCGTGGTTAGAAATACGCCCTGCAGCCAGTGTTTATTAAAAAATTCCTGTGCATACAGCTATGTATTTGAAACGCCGCCGCCGGCCGATGCCGAAAAAATGCGCAAATACACTGCGGCGCCACACCCTTTTGTTTTACGCTTGCCGGAAAGCTCGTCTATCGACTCGAATTACAACCTCGATTTGATCCTGTTCGGCCATGGTCAGCGCTACTTTCCTTACTTGATTCATGCCCTACAAACAGCAGGCAAAGACGGCATAGGCGGTAAGCGCCAAGTCTTTGATCTAATCCAAATCGACGAACTTGACACGCAAGGCAATAGCCGGAGCATTTACCAAAACGGGGCTTTGTTGCCGCAACAACCTGCCCTGTCGCCGCCGGTACCGGACATGCCGGCATGCGTCGAACTGACCTTTCATAGCCCGTTGCGGATCAAGCACGAACAAAAAAACCTGACGCCAAGCGATTTCAATTTCGGTGCACTGTTCAGCACCTTGCTGCGGCGCATCTCGATGATCAGCTACTTTCATACCGACACCCCGCTGGAAACGGATTTTGCCGGACTCACCGTCCAAGCCAGACAAATCGAAATTGTCGAACAACAACTGCAATGGTACGACTGGACGCGTTATTCGTCGCGCCAGCAAACCGAAATGAATCTGGGCGGCTTGGTCGGCAGCATCAAGTTGGACACTAAAGGGCTGGACGCCTTCTGGCCCTATCTCTGGCTTGGCCAGTGGACGCATGTCGGCAAGGCCACCAGCATGGGCCTGGGGGCTTATTCCGTAAAGCCGGCAAGCTTGCCAGTTGGGGATGATGAAGCATCGATCCCTTAA
- a CDS encoding type II toxin-antitoxin system Phd/YefM family antitoxin — protein sequence MDTINYSTLRSNLASILDKVNDDHNPVLVTRQNGKPAVILSLEDYKSFEETAYLMASPVNAQRLNQAIAEVEAGKAVTRDLIEP from the coding sequence ATGGATACCATCAATTACTCAACCTTGCGCAGCAATCTCGCCAGCATCCTCGATAAAGTCAACGACGACCATAACCCGGTGCTGGTCACTCGCCAAAATGGCAAACCGGCGGTGATATTGTCGCTGGAAGATTACAAGTCGTTCGAGGAAACCGCATACCTAATGGCCAGCCCGGTCAATGCCCAGCGTTTGAACCAAGCCATCGCGGAAGTGGAGGCAGGCAAAGCCGTCACCCGTGACTTGATTGAGCCATGA
- the csm6 gene encoding CRISPR-associated ring nuclease Csm6: MNQSILLAVTGLTPQVVTETLYALHRQGGDMPVAIHILTTAEGCQRAKLTLINDGWLARFYKDYGLPAVRFSEEHIHILQHANGDPLNDIRSQADNQAMADGITEWIRTFTADAETALHVSIAGGRKTMGFYAGYALSLYGRSQDKLSHVLVAADYESHPQFYYPTPYSQVIYGNDPSRKPLDTQQAEVMLADIPFVRLRHGLDQALLEGKTSFSQTVTNAQQALGPANLIIDLAKRMLIAQGTPVKLIPADLAFYLWILQRQADGQSAPQCPSDGAPDLAYADEYLAQYQRIRGALGGTDRTVDPLKNGMSKSFFEQRKSRVNKKLQQTMGHAARPYLITSEGRRPKTCYRIALKIEQIQIAPLTGNKV; this comes from the coding sequence ATGAATCAAAGCATCTTGCTCGCTGTCACCGGTTTAACCCCGCAGGTCGTCACCGAAACCCTGTATGCCTTGCATCGCCAGGGTGGCGACATGCCCGTCGCCATCCACATTCTGACCACGGCGGAAGGCTGCCAACGCGCCAAACTCACCCTGATCAACGACGGCTGGCTGGCCCGATTTTATAAAGACTATGGTTTGCCGGCAGTCCGGTTTTCCGAAGAGCATATCCATATCCTGCAACATGCCAACGGCGACCCGCTCAACGACATTCGCAGCCAAGCCGACAACCAAGCCATGGCCGACGGCATCACCGAATGGATCAGAACCTTTACCGCCGATGCCGAAACCGCGCTGCACGTCTCCATCGCCGGCGGCCGCAAGACCATGGGCTTTTACGCCGGCTACGCCTTATCGCTGTATGGCCGCAGTCAGGACAAACTCAGCCACGTACTGGTGGCGGCGGATTACGAATCCCACCCACAGTTTTATTACCCGACACCCTACTCCCAAGTCATCTACGGCAACGACCCCAGTCGCAAACCGTTAGATACCCAGCAAGCCGAAGTCATGCTGGCCGACATTCCGTTTGTTAGATTACGCCACGGCCTCGATCAAGCCCTGCTGGAAGGCAAAACCAGCTTCAGCCAAACCGTGACCAACGCTCAGCAAGCGCTAGGCCCCGCAAACCTAATCATAGATTTAGCCAAACGCATGCTGATCGCGCAAGGAACCCCGGTCAAGCTCATCCCCGCCGACCTGGCCTTTTACCTGTGGATACTGCAACGGCAAGCCGACGGACAATCCGCGCCGCAATGCCCCAGCGACGGTGCCCCGGATTTGGCTTATGCCGACGAATACCTGGCGCAATACCAACGCATCCGCGGTGCCTTAGGCGGCACCGACCGTACCGTCGATCCGTTGAAAAACGGCATGAGTAAAAGCTTTTTTGAGCAGCGCAAGTCGAGAGTGAACAAAAAACTACAACAAACAATGGGGCATGCCGCCAGACCGTACTTGATTACCAGCGAGGGCCGGCGACCCAAAACATGTTATCGAATTGCCCTAAAAATCGAACAAATTCAAATAGCCCCATTAACCGGAAATAAGGTATGA
- a CDS encoding Txe/YoeB family addiction module toxin: MILAWATTAWDDYLYGQATDKKLLKRINTLIEDIKRHPFTGIGDPEPLKHHWSGYWSRRIDREHRLVYKADTATVTIVQCRYHY, translated from the coding sequence ATGATCCTGGCTTGGGCCACCACCGCTTGGGACGATTACTTGTATGGGCAGGCCACCGATAAAAAGCTGCTCAAACGGATCAACACCCTGATCGAAGACATCAAACGCCACCCCTTCACCGGGATTGGCGATCCCGAACCGCTTAAACACCATTGGTCCGGCTACTGGTCCCGGCGCATAGACCGCGAACATCGGCTGGTTTACAAGGCCGATACTGCCACCGTGACTATCGTGCAATGCCGATACCATTACTGA